The sequence below is a genomic window from Stigmatopora nigra isolate UIUO_SnigA chromosome 4, RoL_Snig_1.1, whole genome shotgun sequence.
acaaccTATGCAGTAAGTGGGTGCCTATCTATCTACGTACGTGTTGGCTTTTTCCATCTGTGATGCAGAGCCCCCCGAGGCTGCAAGAtagctaattaaaaaaaatggccggaggggcatttgaataaaataagcCAAACACGCCCGCCCTGCGTGAGGGAACCATTGCATCTTCTTGCTTTGACTTGAGGGTGCATTGTGCtttacttctaaaaaaaaaaaaaacatcttcctaTTCTGCTATACAcaagtattttcattttaatcatcCAAAAGGCCAAATTTGGTCTTTTCTTTATCACTCATTCATCCAAACCTCTTCAATTATAGCAGGGTGCCTATTTACCATTTAGgggttttaaaaaagaaaagctcaGAGACATTTCAATATGCTAAGTGCTCattgggggtgaaaaaaaagtttttaatagcgaattactcgcatataagtcacTTTTGTCAGAGAAAAATGGAggttaaggcttatatgcgcataaaaaaagACGTTATGTATAAAACTGAAAGGCGACAAAGACGAAACTACTTTGCGTAAGTCAATGTGGCCGatatagtcatttatttcaaaatagagaaaagataaacagataagtGCTAaataaaaacgtgaaaaaacactTGGTAgggaggcttatatgtgagtaaatacagtacttgAAGATTGGATGTGGGCAGGCAGTTTTATtctattgttttattattattttgttagtACTTCTTAAATATTGGTAAGATGAGAAATAGGGAAGACcaatacacacaaaataaaacatgctttTGGACTGgtttccagttaaaaaaaactgcctaCCGCAGATTTCTGGCTAAAGTTGTCTGGATGTAGCGAGCGTTGAAGTTGCAAGTATCTTTTCTGGAGTTTCACAATATCCAGTGCAAATGTGCATTCACTGCCAGAGGGAAGAAAATGGACGTTATCAtttgtttattatatatatttttaatcagtgattCCCACTTGCTTAGTCAGAcattgtggattttcacatttttattaatttacacgaaaaaaaagttaaaataaaaacccagaaaaaaatccgcgatgtagtgaagccgcgatagATGAAGCCGCAATGCTCACCAGTCCATGATAGTGAAGAAGGATGCGCCCTCATCAGGAGGCTGGACTACTTTACAGGACGAGCAGAAGAATGTAGGACTCTTGTCAAAAGCTTCCTTACACTTCCAGCAGCTCATTTGAATATTATATGAGCTATAATTTTTAATTGACGTGACATTATTGAAGCAGCAAGTCATCTCAGTTAACATCCTAAAGGCTCTGGGGGTCGTCCTTCTCCTGCATGTGTACCGTACCAAAGCCCCAATTAAACAGTGTTGCGGACAAGAAACCGTTTTAAAAGCGAGCCGGCTTGTGTGCGACATTGTCCGACATGAGCCTATCGTTCGTAAAAAGTTCAACGAAGCCATTTTAGAATCAACAAAAAACGCAATTTTAAACTGTTTTGTAACCAAAACATCCCCTCTCCAGGAAGTTgtgtcttcttcttttttccatAACAGGTACCACATCGCCACCTACAGGTTGGCGGCGGCAGACATGCTGAAGCGTCTCGATTGTGCTCGCGAAACAGCGCCTATTGCTATTAGCTTTAGCTTCCCAGGAACGAAAAGCAAAAATTATCAACTTCTACTGGCGCTGGATTTGAACAAAAGCCTTCAAACGCAGTAAGTCGACCGTCTAAAATATTTTCTGACTTGTTATCCTTGGTCCGTATGCTTTTATATTCAATTCGAGTTCAAGCGCAGATGACACAAAGAGCCGGCTGGTAAACATGTAGCATGTTAGCTTGTTGGCTAGCAGCACCCACGGCTCCGTGCGTCATGATGTTCGCGTTAAGTAGCGCGCATATTAATGTACACGCAAGGTACTCATTCAAAAATACTCTTTATATATTGACCGACTCTTCTCAAGCTGATTGAACtcgtaaatattttttacatagcCCGACGACTTGGTTATTTTGTCGATGTTTGGTGGGTGTCCCAACTTGTTAAGGAGGTCAATCACGTTCTCAACTTGATACGTACATTTCTCTTTTTCCACATAATATATGTTTTTCCCTCCACCCTAAATACAGATTTCACATTCAAGCCCATGGCAATGAAAGAAGCGACTGTCCATGAACGCTCATGGACTCACAGAAGACGTCACGTCCATCAAAAGCAACTACAAAACCTGGAGCCCAGATAACATAGTGCAAAAGGTAAGTCACGTGATCGTCTCCCAGCTACACCGTTTGTGTTGGAAAGGAAACAAAAGTGAGCCAGTATAAACCTGCTTTTTTGGCACCTGGACTAGACATGGCGCCCCTGACTTTATGGTTTCCGAGCAAAATAGACGCCGGCGACCTGCCTCTCATTGTTGAGTGTAGGTGTGTTGGAGAGGTGAGGGTAAAAGGTGACAGTATAGTGTCCCAGAGAGGCAACTGGTCGGAGACAGTACTTTCTATAAGGTAAACAGGATCTCCTTCTGAAGGTCGAGGGAGGTGCTTCTCAAGGCCCCCGCAGACAATACTCTGGGTATTATTAAAGGAAATGGCTAAGAATAGAGCACCGGCGAGAGAGAGGTGGGTTTGGGTTGTTTGGGTTGAACGCGCCAGGACGGAACATCATCTTTTAGAAGAGTCCCGACTCCGGTCTGGCGTCTCGGACTTGGGCGTTCCGCGCATACGCTAAGCTAGAGGTCAATTGGAAACACTGATGGCAATAGAGTGGAGTTGGAAGGGTTTTTACTGCGAAGCGCTGGATTTTTGGGACTTCTGGGATGCGTAAGTTGGagatatttgagctttttttcaatTGGATGCGTTGTTAgttgtatttagttttatttacaGGCGTCATAATGAATTTGTCTTACAGTTATTGAGTTTTGTCCTTGTAAATTTGTAgtttcaagtctaatttatgcgcatataagccatattccCGATTTAATCATCATTGTTTTGAGTGATAAATATGACGTAtaagtgagaaaatatggtatattgtAACAAATGTGAAATAGTTCACCTAAAATCTCAATGTTGTTGTGATTTATACTAGTAGTGAGTTTGGGAAGTTAGTGtaaggataaaaaaatagtcacattTTATTGTTGTAGTCAATAATAAAAACCAGAATTTGCTAGTTCAGCgtcatttaaaaaggcatttttttctgttgacatttttttccttaataaaattgtttttttacaagttTAAAAACCGTAAAATTAGCCAGTGAAAAGACTAGACCAAATTTTATGATGACAACTTTTACAAGAATGTTGCTGATCCAGTTGAGTTTTAATGTAAATAAGTAGTGAGGTTGTCACTCATTCGGCTACTGTCCAAAGTCCATTTTTGATGACATCATGGGGTGTTTCCAGCATGTGGCCATACCTTAAAGGCAATTACCTTCATTTACATACAAGTATCTTTGTAGATATCAGGTTTTTGGCctataagccacacccactaAATTCCTGGGACTCGAGCGGATGTGTTTTTAAGTGtcaattatgtatttattgtctatagcaagggtgtcagactcgggttggttcgcattcagtttttatatttCGAAAACAATGTTCGtggtttttttgctttttttatatatgtatttttagattttacaaaaacattttggaactaaaaacacagaaaaatggattaaaaaatgagtcATTGCTTTCAAATGGGagaaaatccaaacattttgtatacatttatactctaaatttgaatttgatcctaaaacaaaaagttgccactcatcatttattttctcgggccgcacaaaatgatgcggcaggccagatttggcccccgggccgccagttTGACACCCGTGGTCTATAGACATACCATgcccaatgattttttttcagaatttccattcaaagtaacacatttgtactccctattaaaaacatgaatattgagttgaaaattgtgaatcaagggcggcttatacgagggaaattgtcaaattcaaccattttaaggcaattttcagggtacggcttatacgcgtaggcggcttatatgcaagaataTACGCTAACAGttttttaaaagggtaaaatcccagtaaaatgattttttggcaTCCACCGATCTTAAAGTCCGAATAGAAGTATCCACCAGTCTGCTCTTTCTGCCCGCCAGATAAACCATGATCCCCATCACGGAACTGCGGTACTTTGTGGACACGCAGCCGGCCTACCGCATCCTGAAACCATGGTGGGACGTATTCACGGACTACATCTCCATTGTCATGCTGATGATCTCAGTGTTCGGGGGCACCCTGCAGGTCACCCAAGACAAGATGATCTGCCTCCCTTGCAAGTGGGTGGTGGACCAGACCTGCAGGAAGAACCTGAACATCAGCTTCACCTCGCCCTTTTCTCCGGAGCCCAAAGGGATCCAGTACGACCTGGACCGGCACCAGTACAACTACGTGGACGCCGTGTGCTACGAGACTCGCTTGCACTGGTTTGCCAAGTACTTCCCTTACCTGGTCTTGCTCCATACCCTGATCTTCTTAGCCTGTAGCAACTTCTGGTTCAAGTTTCCAAGGACTAGCTCCAAACTGGAGCACTTTGTCTCCATCCTCCTCAAGTGCTTCGACTCGCCGTGGACTACCCGAGCCCTGTCGGAGACGGTAGTGGAGGAAAGCGACCCCAAACCCATGAAAATGAACGGTTCCCTGGAACACAAGGAGTCGGTGATCAGCGAAGACGTGGAAGCTAGCGTCCCCATGCTCCAGAGGACCAAAACCCGGCTGGAGCAAGGCATCGTGGACCGTACGGAGACGGGAGTCCTGGACAAGAAGGAGGGCGAGCAAGCCAAGGCGCTTTTCGAGAAGGTCAAGAAGTTCCGCATCCACGTGGAGGAAGGCGACATCGTCTACCGCCTGTACATCC
It includes:
- the hscb gene encoding iron-sulfur cluster co-chaperone protein HscB, which encodes MWYLLWKKEEDTTSWRGDVLVTKQFKIAFFVDSKMASLNFLRTIGSCRTMSHTSRLAFKTVSCPQHCLIGALVRYTCRRRTTPRAFRMLTEMTCCFNNVTSIKNYSSYNIQMSCWKCKEAFDKSPTFFCSSCKVVQPPDEGASFFTIMDCECTFALDIVKLQKRYLQLQRSLHPDNFSQKSAEEQEYSEHQSALVNKAYDTLSKPLSRGLYMLELEGIGFDEGTDPAADADFLMEVMDINESIAGAETPEEADKIGQETKGKLRGLTEQIDGALRSGELQTAKALLAQMKYFSNIEEKVKEKLSGFM